From a region of the Thermosipho melanesiensis BI429 genome:
- a CDS encoding DUF86 domain-containing protein: MRRDIKLYVNDILDAILAIEKFVEGMNFEKFKRDDKTSSAVIRKFEIIGEATKHIPDEIRQKYPNIPWKEMAGFRDKLIHFYFGIKYELVWNTIKIELPELKNKIEKVLKELGGE, encoded by the coding sequence ATGAGAAGAGACATTAAATTGTATGTCAATGATATCCTCGATGCAATACTTGCAATTGAAAAATTTGTGGAAGGGATGAATTTTGAGAAGTTTAAGAGAGACGATAAGACCTCAAGTGCTGTAATAAGAAAGTTTGAAATAATTGGAGAAGCAACAAAACATATCCCAGATGAAATAAGACAAAAGTATCCTAATATACCCTGGAAGGAAATGGCAGGTTTTAGGGACAAGCTCATACATTTTTACTTTGGCATAAAATACGAGCTTGTGTGGAATACCATAAAAATCGAACTTCCAGAACTGAAGAACAAAATAGAAAAAGTATTAAAAGAACTTGGTGGGGAATAA
- a CDS encoding nucleotidyltransferase family protein, with the protein MKTLNEIISIIKDLKKEIEQKYKVEILGIFGSFARGEQKETSDVDILVKFHKNATLFDFIGLSIFLQEKLGIDVDIVPQDAVRKELREKINQEVVNI; encoded by the coding sequence ATGAAAACTTTGAATGAAATTATTAGCATAATAAAGGATTTGAAAAAGGAAATTGAACAGAAATACAAAGTAGAAATATTGGGAATATTCGGTTCTTTCGCAAGAGGAGAACAGAAAGAAACAAGTGATGTAGATATTCTCGTTAAATTTCATAAAAATGCAACTCTTTTTGATTTCATAGGACTTTCCATTTTTTTGCAGGAAAAACTCGGTATTGACGTGGATATTGTCCCTCAGGATGCAGTAAGGAAAGAATTGAGAGAAAAAATAAACCAAGAGGTGGTTAACATATGA